The Rhodopirellula islandica genome segment TCAAAGACTTGGAAGTTGGCAGTTGCGAGATTCAATTTCGTGTCCGCAGCACGCTGGACACCGGCAATCACCGAGATTGCTGCGTGTTCTTTGGGTACCAGGACTCCTCGCATTTTTACTACGTTCACTTGGGTGCGAAGCCTGACCCGCACAGCGGTCAAATCATGATCGTCAAGGAAGCCCCGCGATTGGCGCTGACGAAGAACGAAAAACTGACGCCCTGGGACAACGACTGGCACAACGTGTTGGTTCGCCGGGATGTTGAGAGCGGCAAGATCGAGGTGTTCTTTGACGACATGGAAACGCCTCACATGAGCGTTGTCGACAAAACGTTCGGAGCCGGTCGCATCGGGCTGGGCTCGTTCGATGACTTGAACGAGTTCGATGATGTGGTTGTCCGTGAAATGGACTGACGATTTTGATGACGGATCTCGCGTTGGGCTGGGGGAGTTGGATGCATGAGTTCATGCTCGGCCCTCCCCTCCCTTCGCTCGACCCTCCCTGCGGGAGGGTGAAGTTTTGGAGGTTCCGAATCAACAAGGATAACGAGAAGCCACTCCATTCGACCACAGGAACAGCATGAGCACGGACGAAGATTCAACCAACGAAACGCATTGGGATCTCGATCCGAAGTTTGACTTCGTCGACGCCCATCGCCTGCCTTTTTCGAGTGACAAAGTGTCGCTGAAAAAGATCGACACGGAGTGTTCTGGGCCGTTCGAAGGCAAGGCTCACGGTCGAGCGTTCACGCATCAAGCGAACATCGAAATTCGTGATTTGCAGTACCGGATGTACACGGAGGGCAAGCAGTCGTTGCTGGTTGTTCTGCAGGCTCCTGACGCAGCCGGCAAAGATGGGCTGATCCGCAAGGTGCTTGGCCAGATGAACCCGCAAGGGTGCCGGACGTACCCGTTCAAGGTTCCGTCTTCAGAAGAGCGGGCGCACGATTTTTTGTGGCGAATTCACAAGGCGACCCCTGCGGCGGGCAAGGTTTCGATTTTCAATCGCTCGCACTACGAAGATGTGTTGGTCGTGCGTGTGGAGGATCTGGTGCCGAAGTCGGTTTGGAAAGAACGCTACGAGATCATCAACAACTTTGAGAAGATGCTCGCCCATCGTGGCACTCGGATTTTGAAGTTTTACCTGCACATCAGTCCGCGAGAACAACTCGAACGATTCAAAAAACGCTTGGACGATCCAACCAAGCACTGGAAGCTGAACGCGGGGGATTACGAAGCCCGCGACAATTGGGCGGCGTACCGCGAGGCGTACGAGGACGCGATGGAAAAATGCCACTCGAAAATCGCTCCTTGGCACGTGATCCCCGCGGACAAGAAGTGGTACCGAGATGCGTCGGTTGCCGCGATTGTTCGCGAAACGCTGCGTGACATGGACCCGCAGTTGCCAAAAGTGGACGTGGATTTGGACCACATTCGGCAGCTCTATGAACGCGAATTGGCCGAGATGACGGAGTGATCCGGCATGGTTTCTTGCGGTTTCTCTAACAGGGTGGCTTGTCAGACCCGGTTTCGTCTGAAAACTCACTGTTTCTTGGCTCACTCTTTTCTCGACTGATTGCTTTCGTACATGAAAATTCGCCGCAACCCGACTCGCCCGGTCACCATCGGATCGATCACGATCGGAGACGGTCACCCGATCGCTGTTCAAAGCATGACGGCGACGAAGACTCAAAACATCGATGCGACGGTCGAACAAGCCGAAGCCTTGCACGCTCGTGGAGCGGGCGTCGTCCGGATCGCGGTCGACAGTGACAAGGACGCGGAAGCGTTGGCGGAGATTCGCAAGCAAACGAAGGCGAACTTGGCCGTCGATTTGCAGGAGAATTTTCGACTGGCTGAAAAGGTCGCGCCGCACGTTGACAAGATTCGGTACAACCCCGGCCACCTGTATCACCACGCTCGCGAGTTGACCTGGCAGGAAAAGGTTCGCTATCTGATCGACATCGCCGGCAGCAACCACTGCGCGGTGCGGATCGGTGTGAACTGCGGCAGCGTCGATCCGGCGAAGAAGGGAAAGTACGACCACGACGATTCGATCACACCGATGCTGGAATCTGCACTGGAACACTGTGAACTGGTCGACTCGTTGGGATTTCATAACTTTGTCGTGTCTCTGAAGGACAGTGACCCGTCCAAGGTCGTCCAGGTGAACACGTTGTTTGCTGAGAAACGCCCGGACGTGGCGCTGCACTTGGGCGTGACAGAAGCCGGCATGCCGCCGGACGGAATCATCAAAACGCGGATCGCGTTTGAGCAATTGATCGGCAAAGGCATTGGCGACACCGTTCGCGTTTCGCTGACGTTGCCGAACCCTCGCAAACCCGAAGAAATCGATGCGGGCAAGCAGATCGTCGACGACATTCATGCGGGCCGCGTTCGCAGCGTGGTCAAGTTCGACGATTCGAAGCTGAACATCATCAGTTGCCCGAGTTGTTCACGCGTGGAGAACGAGGCGTTCATCGATTTGGCTGCCAAGGTCAAGGAAATGACAGCATTTGCCCAAGATTATGCGATCACGATCGCTGTGATGGGATGCCGCGTGAACGGGCCCGGCGAAACCGATGACGCGGACCTCGGGTTGTGGTGCGGGCCTGCAAAAGTCAATCTAAAGCGTGGCCCGGAAGCTCTCGGTGCCTTTGGGTACGACGAGATCCTGCCTAAGTTGAAGCAGGAACTCGACGACCTGATCGCCGCCAAGCAATAGGTTTCTGTCTTCGCTTGGTTTTCGGGACCAATTTGTAGCGGAAGTCGTCAAGACTTTCGGCGAACCACCATGCAACTCGAAACTCTTGACGAGTTTCGCTACTCGAGGGACGAGTTTCGCTACCCGAGGAATGAGTTGCAGTGGCGTTCCTTTTGGAATGCTTTTCAATCCACCTAGTTCTCTGATTTAGATTCACATGGCCAGCGACGAACTTTACGAACGATACAACGAAGTCGAAAAAATCATCGACGAGGAAAAATTCGAAGAAGCCATCGCGGGTTTGAAGCCGTTGGTGGAAGAGGACGAAACGTTTGTGATCGCTCACTTAGCGCTCGCTCGTGTTTACACGAAAACGGGCCAGCACGAAGAAGCGATCGAGCACGGCAAGAAGGCTTGCGAGTTGGAGCCCGACGACGCGTTCAACTTCACCGCCATGAGCGTCACGTACCAACGGGCTTGGGCGGGAACGCAGAACCAGGCCTACATCGCTGCTGCCGAAGACGCGATGGCTCGAGCCCAACAGCTCAACGCGATGTAGGCAGACCTGTCGCCGGATTCGCTCTTCAATCTAGTAGCCGGATTCGCCCAGAATTCGGTCGTGAAGAATCGCGACGCGTCAGGAATCGTTTTGACGCAGAGACGCCAGGGCGCAGAGACGCACGGGATCGCCCGAGGAAGAACGCGTTTCGGCGGATTCGATCGCTCGGGCATCGAAAGAGTGTTCTGAACAACGGCGAGCCTCTGCGCCTCCGCGTCTCCCCGCCTCTGCGTCAATTTTGTTCTCAGCCGCGTTGAGCGTTTCGGTGATCTGACGCCAGCACGCAAACAGTTGAGGACAACGGTTCTACTCTGGTAGCCGGATTCGCCAAGAATTCGGTCGTGAGGGAACGTCGGGCGTCAGGATTTGTTTCGACGCAGAGACGCCAGGGCGCAGAGACGCATGGGATCGCTGGAGGAAGAACGCGTTTCGGCGGATTCAATCGTTCGGGCATCGAAAGAGTGTTTTGAACAATGGCGAGCCTCTGCGCCTCTGCGTCAAAGTTTGCTCTGAATCGCGTTGAGCGTTTTGGTGCTCTGACGCCAGCTCGCGAACAGTTGAGGACAACGGTTCTACTCTGGTAGCCGGATTCACCAAGAATTCGGTCGTGAGGGAAAGCTGGGCGACAGGAATTGTTTTGACGCGGAGACGCCAGGGCGCGGAGACGCACGGGATCGCCCGAGAGAGAACGCGTTTCGGCGGATTCGATCGCTCGGAAGATCGAAATTGTGTTTTGGACAATGGGCGAGCCTCCGCGTCTCCCCGCCTCTGCGTCAAAGTTTGTTCTCAGCCGCGTTGAGCGTTTCGGTGCTCTGATGCCAGCACGCGAACAGTTGAGGAGAACGGTTCCACTCTAAGGTAGCCGGATTCGCCGAGAATTCGGTCGTGAGGGAACGTCGGGCGTCAGGATTTGTTTCGACGCAGAGACGCCAGGGCGCGGAGACGCATGGGATCGCTCGAGGAAGAACGCGTTTCGGCGGATTTGATCGCCTGGAAATTCCAAGTTGGTTTTGAACAACGGCGAGCCTCTGCGCCTCCGCGTCTCCCCGCCTCTGCGTCAAAAAGTTTGTTCTCAATCGCGTTGAGCGTTTCGGCGAGCGTTCGCCAGTGACGCACCAGCGATTCTGCGATTCTGCGATTCTGCGTTTCTGCGTTTCTGCGGCTCAACCGTCACGACCGTTGCAAGCTGACCGGCCGAAGACGGAGTGCGTTGGATTCCGATGCTCGTTGCGTGCACGCGGGCTTGGCGGAGCAACAAATTCACAGACGAACCTGTTGAATTTGATTGCTTCCGATTTTTGCTGAGCGTTTGAGCCGTGTCTCCATCGTTGTTTTTCGCCGCGATTTTCTGTGGAAGCTGTTTCCTGTTGTTCGTCGGCAGCGCCGATGCGATCGAGGAATGGGAGTGGAAGCGGCTGACGCGAAAACGGCTTCCGAAACTTCGGAGCGGCAATCGGCTCCAAACTGTTGCCAATGAGTCTGCCGAACAAGCACGGACCGTTGCCAAACCGGACGTGTCGCAGCATCCCTTGCGATGGAAAGGATGGCGTTCGGTCAGCGTGCAATCGATCAAAGACGAGTCGCCGGATTGTCGCTCGTTCGTGTTTGTTCCCAGCGAGGGCGAACCGTTCCCACCATTCTTGGGCGGGCAATACTTGACCGTGCGACTGAACGATCCATCGACGGGCAAAAAGGTCTCGCGTTGCTACAGCCTTTCCAGTGGCCCTGATGAACCGCACTACCGGATCACGGTGAAGCGGGTGCCGGGCGGGAAAATGAGCAACCTGTTGCACGACACCATTGGTGTGGGCGACCAGATCGAGATTCAGGTCTCCAAAGGAAAGTTCCACTCCTCGCTGGCCGAAAGTCTGAGTCGCGATCCGCAACCGTTGAATTTGATCGCGGCCGGCATTGGAATCACCCCGATGTTGTCGATGATGTTTCAAAGTTTGAACGAGCGGTCTGATCGCGAAGTCAATTTGTTCTATCAAGTCCGAAACGGGATCGACGCACCGTTCCTGACTCCGATTCGTGAAATCGCAACGATGTTGGAGACGACCACAGGCGTCCGCGTGCACCTTTGGTTCAGCAAACCGGAAAGCGACGACATCCAACCCGGCGACGCAGTGGGGCGATTGTCGGCGGATTTGATTGTGGATCGCCTCGGGCATCATCGCGGCGAGTATCTGATTTGCGGTCCCGATGTGTTCATGAACGCGATCGCGGATGGGCTGATCGAACGCGGTGCCGCGGCTGATCAAGTGATGTTTGAATCGTTCGGAGGCAAGTCAAAGTCGGCGGGAGCCTTGGCCGTTCCGGCTTGCGATCCCTGTGCCGATGGAGCGGGGGCGGATGGCCCTGAATCAGACGAGTCTGTCGGTTGGAGCGTCACGTTTCAAACCAGCAAAAAGTCGGCCTCGTTTGAGGCTGGGATGGACGGTTTGCTGGACGTGGCGGAATCGTTGGACGTGGAGGTTGATTCCGGGTGTCGTTCAGGTGATTGCGGTGCGTGCGTTTGTCGTTTGGTTTCGGGCCAGGTGAAATACGACGAG includes the following:
- a CDS encoding polyphosphate kinase 2 family protein, coding for MSTDEDSTNETHWDLDPKFDFVDAHRLPFSSDKVSLKKIDTECSGPFEGKAHGRAFTHQANIEIRDLQYRMYTEGKQSLLVVLQAPDAAGKDGLIRKVLGQMNPQGCRTYPFKVPSSEERAHDFLWRIHKATPAAGKVSIFNRSHYEDVLVVRVEDLVPKSVWKERYEIINNFEKMLAHRGTRILKFYLHISPREQLERFKKRLDDPTKHWKLNAGDYEARDNWAAYREAYEDAMEKCHSKIAPWHVIPADKKWYRDASVAAIVRETLRDMDPQLPKVDVDLDHIRQLYERELAEMTE
- the ispG gene encoding (E)-4-hydroxy-3-methylbut-2-enyl-diphosphate synthase; protein product: MLSYMKIRRNPTRPVTIGSITIGDGHPIAVQSMTATKTQNIDATVEQAEALHARGAGVVRIAVDSDKDAEALAEIRKQTKANLAVDLQENFRLAEKVAPHVDKIRYNPGHLYHHARELTWQEKVRYLIDIAGSNHCAVRIGVNCGSVDPAKKGKYDHDDSITPMLESALEHCELVDSLGFHNFVVSLKDSDPSKVVQVNTLFAEKRPDVALHLGVTEAGMPPDGIIKTRIAFEQLIGKGIGDTVRVSLTLPNPRKPEEIDAGKQIVDDIHAGRVRSVVKFDDSKLNIISCPSCSRVENEAFIDLAAKVKEMTAFAQDYAITIAVMGCRVNGPGETDDADLGLWCGPAKVNLKRGPEALGAFGYDEILPKLKQELDDLIAAKQ
- a CDS encoding tetratricopeptide repeat protein encodes the protein MASDELYERYNEVEKIIDEEKFEEAIAGLKPLVEEDETFVIAHLALARVYTKTGQHEEAIEHGKKACELEPDDAFNFTAMSVTYQRAWAGTQNQAYIAAAEDAMARAQQLNAM
- a CDS encoding FAD-binding oxidoreductase; its protein translation is MSPSLFFAAIFCGSCFLLFVGSADAIEEWEWKRLTRKRLPKLRSGNRLQTVANESAEQARTVAKPDVSQHPLRWKGWRSVSVQSIKDESPDCRSFVFVPSEGEPFPPFLGGQYLTVRLNDPSTGKKVSRCYSLSSGPDEPHYRITVKRVPGGKMSNLLHDTIGVGDQIEIQVSKGKFHSSLAESLSRDPQPLNLIAAGIGITPMLSMMFQSLNERSDREVNLFYQVRNGIDAPFLTPIREIATMLETTTGVRVHLWFSKPESDDIQPGDAVGRLSADLIVDRLGHHRGEYLICGPDVFMNAIADGLIERGAAADQVMFESFGGKSKSAGALAVPACDPCADGAGADGPESDESVGWSVTFQTSKKSASFEAGMDGLLDVAESLDVEVDSGCRSGDCGACVCRLVSGQVKYDESPECDLEDDEVVLCVAKPVSEVVIDA